CACCGGGCTCGGCCTCTCCATCGTCAAGAGCCTGGTGGAGGCCCACGGCGGCGAGGTCTGGGTCGAATCGACCCCGGGCAAGGACACGACCTTCCGCTTCACCCTCCCCGTGGCCTGAAGCAACCTGCCTCCGGTTTGGCCAAGCACTTCCGTCCCCTCGCGAATTGATCCCCGGGCGCTGCGATCGCATCATCGGCTCGGAAAACCCCGGCTCGCCCAGCGTGCGAGCAGGGGAAAAGGCAACGCGAGCGTGAGAGGGAGGGCCGAGCCATGAGCGCCACCGCGAGGATCCGCAACGTCGCCGTCATCGGAGCCCACGGGGTCGGCAAGACGACCCTGGTCGAGTGCATGCTCTTCGACATGACCATGGTCCCGCAGCGTGGGCGGATCGAGACGGGCAACACCGCCACCGATTTCGACAGCGAGGAGATCCTGCGCCAGATGTCGATCCAGACGGGCATCGCCTCGGGCGAATGGCGCGACCACGCCATCAACCTGCTCGACGTGCCGGGCAGCCACGACTTCTCGACCGACGCCCGGCTGGCCATGGCCATGGCCGACGCGGCCGTCCTCGTCGTCAACGCCGGCAAGGGGGTGGACGCCAACACCCGCAAGGCCTTCGAAACGGCCCGCGAGCTGGGGCTGAGCGTCTTCATCTTCATCAACGGGGTCGAGCAGGACACGGCCAAGGACTACCCCTTGATCCTGCAGGAGATCCACGAGCGGCTGACCCCCGGTGCGGTGCCGCTCGAGCTGCCCGTCGGCAGGGGCCGGACCTTCAAGGGCGACGTGGACCTGGTCGGCCTCAGGACCTGGTACTTCGCCCCCGAGTCGGGCGAGGTCACCGAGGTCCCCGACACCCCGCCGGAGCTCGCCGAGCTGGTCCAGCGCTACCACACCTCCATGGTCGAGGGGGTCGCCGAGCTTCACGACGAGGTCCTCGAGCGCTACCTGGGCGGCCAGGAGCCGGCACAGGCGGAGCTTGCGGCGCTGCTGCGCGCCGACACCCTCGAAAACAAGCTGGTCCCGGTCATGTGCGGCTCCGCCTTGGGCAACGCCGGCGTGCGTCCCCTGCTGGATGCGATCGTCGACCTTCTGCCCTCGCCGCTCGATCGCAGGCCCCCGGCCGTGATCGACCTCGACACCCAGGCCCAGGTCCCGGTGGCCCCCACCCCGGACGCGCCGGCAGCGGCGGTCGTGCTCAAGACCTTCGCGGATCCCTACCTCGGCAAGATCAGCGTCTTCCGGGTGCTGTCGGGGACGATTTCCTCCGACTCCCACCTCTTCAACTCCCGGCGCCAGGCCCCCGAGCGGCTGGGCCGCCTCTTCAAGCTCGTCGGAAAGAAGCAGACGCCTGTCGATCGGCTCCTGGCGGGCGACATCGGGGCCACCACCAAGCTCAAGGAGACCCAGACCGGCGACACGCTGGTGGCCGAGGGTCACTCCCAGCGGCGGCTCGCCTATCCCATGCCGGAGCCTGCGACCTCCATCTGGTCGGTGGCCATCTCGCCCCTCTCCAAGAACGACGAGGCCAAGCTCGCGATCGCCCTTGCCAAGCTCCGAGAGGAGGACCCCGCCCTGGGGGTCTCGGTGGAGGGCCGGACCCACCGCACCGTCCTGAGCGGCCAGGGGCAGACCCACCTGGAGGTGACCCTGGCCAAGCTCGCCAACCGCTACAACCTGGAGGTCTCGCAGGCCGAGCCCGAGGTCCCCTACCGCGAGACGATCGCGGGCCGCGCCCAGGGGCAGGGCAAGCACAAGAAGCAGACCGGCGGGCGCGGCCAGTACGGGGACGTGTGGCTAAGGATCGAGCCCCTTGCGCGCGGGGCGGGGTTCAAGTTCGTGGACGCGGTGGTGGGCGGGGCCGTGCCGCGCAACTTCATCCCCGCGGTCGAGAAGGGGGTGCGCGAAACCCTGGAGCAGGGGATCGTCGCGGGCTACCCCATCGTCGACGTCCAGGTGACGCTGTACGACGGCTCATCCCACTCGGTCGACAGCTCTGAGATGGCCTTCAAGATGGCCGCGCACCTGGCCATGCGCAAGGTGTTCGCCGAGGCGCAACCGCTGCTGCTTGAGCCCATCCTGGACGTCCAGGTGTCGGCCCCCGAGGAGGCCCTCGGTGACGTCATGGGCGATCTCAACGGCAGGCGCGCGCACATCGAGGGGATGGAGGGCACCTCCATCCGCGCCAAGGTGCCCCTTGCCGAGCTCGCGGGCCTGGTGACGGCGGTGCAGAGCATCACCCGCGGCCAGGGGACCCTGGAGTCGACCTTCGCCCACTACCAGGAGGTTCCGCCCCACCTGCAGGCCAGGCTGCTCTCTGAGCTGAAGGCGGAGACGGCCGCCCACTGAGGGGCGGCCGTCACGAAAGTTTGCAATTCCCTCTCGGTCGACCCTGAACTTATGTGAACCCATCGAGCCTCTCTAGAACGCCGAAAAGCCCCGGAGGCAATGCCTCCGGGGCTCTCGATCAAGCGCTAGCGGCCGCGGCCGGCGCCGGCGAGCTGCTTCTTGCGGCCCTCGATCCGCTCCTTGAGGTTCTTGCCGGCGGTCCAGACCGGGCTCTTCTTGGCGGGGATCTTGAGGACGGCGCCGGTGCGGGGGTTGCGACCCTCGCGGGCGGCGCGCTGGCGGACCTGGAAGGTGCCGAAGCCGACCAGGGTCACCTTGTGGCCGCGCGACAGGGCCTGCGAGATGGCCTCGATGGTGGCGTTGAGGCACTCGCCGGCTTCCTTCTGGGAAACCTTCGCCTTGGTGCTGATGGCCTTGATGAGCTCTTCCTTGTTCATAGCGGGTCTTTCCTCCTAGTGTGAGATGAAGAGTGTGGGATGGGGCGCCTTTCCTGAACGGCGTAACAAAGTTTAATGAACTTGAGTGTGATTATAGGAACCCACTTCTGAAAAAGCAAGGGGTCGAGCGTTTTTTCGGAAAAAAAATTTTACAAGCGCGCCTCACCCCTGCCTATCGCCGCCCCCGACACGGCCAAGGGCGGCCCTTTCAGGGGGGGTGCCGCGGTGCTATACTGAAGAAAAACGATTGCCCGGATCTCGCCCCTCCCGGCCCGAGATCCCGGCCTGTCACGGAGGGTTAACGCCATCGCCGGCCATTCAAAGTGGGCGAACATCAAGCACACCAAGGCGAAGCAGGACGCCCGAAAAGGCGCCGTGTTCACCGAGATGTCGCGCGAGATCATCATCGCCGCCAGGACCGGGGGCTCCGACCCCGCGGGCAACTTCCGCCTGTGCCAGGCCATCGACAAGGTCAAGCTCGACGGCGTGCAGCGCGTCTGCTCCAACTTCGAGCTGCCCGACGCGCTGATGGCCGACCTCCCGGCGCTGGCCTAGCCCCATGGCTCGTTCGCCGCGCGTCGCCCTCACTGCCCTCGCCCTCGCCCTCGCGCTGGGGGCGGGGCTCGTCGCTTTCTGGAGGCAAGGCAAGCCCGCGGAGCGCGCCGGGGCGCGCGAGGTGACCCTCTACTACCTGGACCCCCAGGCCATGTTCCTGGTCCCCGTCAGCCGCCGCCTTCCTTTGCCTCCCGGCACCGACCGGGCGCTGCAAGCGGCCCTGGATCGGCTCGAAGACGTCCCGCCGGGCCTCGCGAGCGCCCTTCCCCCCATGACCCGAGCGACGGTCAGTGGGATCAAGGACGGAAAGGCGGGGGTCACCCTTCGCCTCTCGGGCGCTGCCCCGGGCAGCGGCGGCGAGCAGCTGATGGCCGCCGCCGTGGTCCGGACCGCCGGGGCCATCGACGGGATCCAGGAGGTCGCCCTTTCGCTCGAGGGCCCCGACGGCAAGCCGCTCGCGAGCGAGCACCTGGACCTCTCGCAGCCCCTCTCGCCCACGGACCCCGGCATGGAGAACCTCTACCTCGAGGGCGGCAACGGCCTGACCGTGACCATCTACTACCGCGTGCCCCGCTCCTCCTACCTGGTCCCCGTCCGGGTCCCCCTGCCGGCCGCCTACCAGAACGAACCGCTCAAGGGTGGCTTCGCGCTCCTGCTCGACGGCCCGCCGCCGGCGCTCGCCGCCTTCCTTTCCCCCAGCCTGCCGGGCGCCTGGCGCTGGAACGGCCTCGAGGGGACCACCGCCCGCATCCTGTGGAAGGGGAGCGAGCCTCCGCAGCCGCTCGCCATCCGCGCCCTGGCCCTCACCCTGACCGAGCGAGAAGGCATCCGGGCGGTGCGCATCGACACGGAAGCAGGCCCCCTCGCGACCAAGGTGGGTCCCTTCGACCTGGGCCGTCCCGTCCCGCGCCCCGAGGCGATCAACCCGCTCGACGACAAGGTGTCGGTGCTCGGCGCCCCGGGTATGACCGTTAGACCGGCGACGGGCCCCCTCGCGCTCAGGGGCGAGCAGGCTCGCGCCGGGCTCGCCGTTTAAGCCCCAGGGAGGGTCCCGTTGCGCCGCATCGCCAGCATCTTCGCGCTCGTGAGCGTCGTGGCCTCCGCCGTGACGCTCGCGAGCGGCGCCGAAGCCGCCGAACAGGCCCAGATCCGCCTCTTCGGCTTCGAGCGCGCCAGCGGCGAGGTCGTGCTCTACGCCGACGCCCCCTTGGCCCCCAAGGCCTTCCACCTGGACCACCCCTACCGCTGGGTGGTGGATCTGCCGAACACGCGCTACTCGGGGCTCACCAAGAACCTCGGCCCGATCGCGGGCACCCCCGTCCGGGGCGTGCGCCTCTCCCTGTTCAAGAGCGGCACCGCCCGGCTGGTCTTCGACCTGTCGCGCAAGGCCGAGTTCCCGCAGGTGGCGACCATCCCCCGCCCCGGCAGCCACAAGCTGGCCTTCAAGGTGGCCGCCCCGCAGGCTCAGGCGCCGACGCCCCCCCCTGAGCCCGCCTCGCCCGAGCCGACCCCTCGCACCGCCACGCCGCGCCCGGTGATCCGCCGCAGCCCGCAGCCGCGCGCCACCGAGGCCCCCGCGCGATCCGCGGGCCTCGCCCTTCACCGGGTGGGCGACGGCTGGGAGCTGACCATCACCACCCAGCAGCCCGTCACCTACGTCCTCTCGCCCCGCACCCGTGCCGACCGCGTGATCTTCGACCTGCAGGGGGCGGGCGCCGAGCTGCCCAAGGACAGCCTGTACGTTGACAACGGGCTGATCGCGCGCGTCCGGGTGGCGCCGCTCGGCGACCGAACCCACCGGGTCACCGTGGAGTTCGACCAGCCCATCAAGCATGCCCTCGACCTGAGCGAGAACCGCCGCGTCCTCACCCTGAGCCTCGGCGCGGCGGTGCTGGACAAGGGAGCGACCGCCAGCGCGCGCAAGAGCGCCGAGGAGAAGCGCATCACCATCGACGCGGGCCACGGGGGGATGGACCCCGGCACCATCGGCGCCCACGGCACCCTCGAGAAGGACATCACCCTCCAGATGGCCCTTCGCCTGCGCAAGCTGATGCAGGACTCGGGGATGGAGGTCCAGATGACGCGCACCGAGGACATGCAGATCATGCTCCGGCCGCGGGTCGACATTGGCGACGCCTTCGACTCGGACGTTTTCATCTCGATTCACGCCAACCACGTGGGCGACCCGAGCGTGTCGGGGATCGAGACCTACTACTTCACCCCCAAGTCGCTTCCCCTGGCCCGCTCGGTCCACAAGCGGCTGGTCAACGCGCTGCAGCGGCGCGATCGCGGCATCCGCCGCAACAACTTCGTGGTGGTCAAGTACAACAAGATGCCCGCGGTGCTGGTGGAGCTCGGGTACCTCTCGAACCCCACCGAGGAGCGCCTTCTCACGAGTCCCCAGTACCAGCAGCGGGCCGCCGAGGCCATCCTCGTGGGCGTCCAGGACTACTTCCGGACGCGATCGCTCAAGCAGTAAGGTCGATCAGCGGGACCGCAGGTAGCGCAGGAGGGCCTCGAAGCGCTCGGGCACGGGGGCCTCGAAGGTCATTCGCGCGCCCGTGCGCGGGTGGTCGAAGGACAGCCGGAAGGCGTGAAGGGCCTGCCCGCTCAGCTTGACCGGGAAGGGCACCTTGGCGGGCCCGTAGACCGGATCCCCCACGATGGGATGCCCCAGGTGGGCCATGTGGACCCGGATCTGGTGGGTGCGACCGGTTGCGAGCTGCAAATCGAGCAGCGTCGCGTCCCGGAAGGCCTCCGCCACCTGCCAGTGCGTCAGGGCCTCGCGGCCGCCCGGCACCACGGCCATCTTGACGCGCTCGCTGGGATGGCGCGCGATGGGCGCCTCCACCCTGCCGGCGTCGGTGGCCATCACCCCGTGGACGATCGCCCGGTACTCGCGCCGGGCCGTCTTGGCCGCGATCTGGGCCGAAAGCGACTGGTGCGCCAGGTCCGTCTTGGCCACCACGAGCAGGCCCGAGGTGTCCTTGTCGAGGCGGTGCACGATTCCAGGCCGGGCCACCCCCCCGATGCCGGAGAGGTCCTTGCAGTGGTGCAGCAGGGCGTTGACCAGGGTCCCCTCCCAGGCGCCGGGGGCAGGGTGGGTGACCATCCCCTGGGGCTTGTTGACCACCAGCAGGTCGGAGTCCTCGTAGACCACGTCCAGGGGGATGTCCTGGGGCAACACGTTCAGCTCGCGCGGCGGCGGCACGTCGAGCGTCACCTTCTCGCCCCCCTTGAGGCGGGCGCTGGGCTTGGCAGAGCGGCCCTCGAGCAAGACCGATCCCGCCTGGATCAGCTCCTGAAGGCGGGATCGAGAGACGTCGGGCACGTGGCCCGCGATGAAGTGATCGAGCCGCTGCCCCTTCGCCTCCAAGGGCACCGAGAGCAAGAGCGGCTCGTCCACGATTACTCCTTGGTCTTGCGGGTCCGGGTCGTCCGGCGCCGGGCCGGAGCGCGACGCGCGGGCTTGGCCTCGGCCTCCTCGGCGCCCTCCTCGGCCTCGGCCGCTTCGGCCTCGGGGGCCTCCACCGGCTCGGCCACGGGGGGCGCGACCTCGACGGGCGCTTCCACCGCAACGGGCTCCTCGCTCGCCTCGGGGGTCTCCTCGGCTGCCGCCTTGGCGGCGCGGCCCTTCACGGGGCGACGGCGGGCCGTCTTGCGGACCGGGGCGACCTCCTCGACGGCAGGGGCCTCGGGCTCGGCGACGACCTCTTCGGCCGGCGCCGCGGCTTCGGGCTCGAGCACGGGCTCGACGACCGGCTCGACCACGCTCACCTCGATGGGGGCCTCGGCGGCGGGTGCCGCCTCGAGGACCGGGGCGGGGATCTCGGCGCCTTCCTCGACCGGCACCAGCTGCATGACGCCGGGGGCGACCTCGATCATCTGCATCTTGGGGCGTGGACGGGACTTGGGCCGGAACACCCGGACCGGAGCCGCGACCGGCTCGGCAACCGCCGGAGCGGGGGCCTGAGCGGCCTCGCCCCAGGGCGACGGGCCCGCTGCGACCACGGGGGCCGCTACGGGAGCCACCTCGACGGGGGCCTCGGGGCGGGGTTCGAAGCGGGGACGCTCGCGATCCCGGTCCCGACCGCGACCACGCTCACCGCGCTCACCGCGCTCGCCGCGCTCGCCGCGCTCGCCGCGCTCGCCGCGCTCGCCGCGCTCGCCGCGCTCACGGCCGCGCTCGCGGCCGCGGCCGCGCTCCCGGTCCTGGCGCTCGGGACGCGCATGACGCTCGGTCAGCTCCTCCTCGGAAGGGGCGAAGGCCTCGAGCTCCATGGCCTCGAAGGAGAAGCCCGGGACGCTCGGAGCCGGCGCGCTCGCGGCGGGCTCGATGAACGGCTCCTCTTCCTCCTCCTCGCCGGCGAAGGAGGTCGTCAGGACCTGCGTGCCCTCCTCGGCGCGCTCGCCACCCCGGCCGCGACCCCGGCCGCGACGGCGGCGACGGCGGCGCTGGTTCTCCTCCTCGGCCTCGGCCGCGAGATCCATCCGGGGACCGACGCTCGGATAGGCGGGCGCCTCGATGACGATGGGCTCCTCGATGATCTCCTCGACCAGCTCGACGGCGGCCTCCTCGGCGTTGCGAGCGGGGCGGGTCTCGACGCGGGCCGTGGGCAGGGCCACGTGCTCGGCGGGCAGCACCTCGTTGCGCAGGCGGCCGAGACCCAGGCAGGTCGGGCAGGTCTTGGTAAGCTGCTCGAGCAGGCTCTGGCCCTGGCGACGGCGCGAGAGCTCCATCAGGCCGTGCTCGGAGAACTGGCTGGTGATCTGGGGCCGGCTCTTGTCGGACTTGATCGCCTCGTTCATGGCCTGGATGACCTTCTGCTGGTCGGCCTGGTAGTCCATGGAGATGAAGTCGACGATGATGATGCCGCCGATGTCGCGCAGGCGGATCTGACGCGCGATCTCGACCGCGGCCTCGAGGTTGGTCTTGAGGACCGTCTCGTTGAGGCTCTTGGAGTTGGTGAGCTTGCCCGAGTTGACGTCGATGACGGTCAGGGCCTCGGTGGCCTCGATGACGACGGAGCCGCCCGAGGGCAGGTTGACCTTGGGCTTGAGGGCCGACTCGATCTCGCTGGCGATGCGGTAGTGGGGCATCAGGGGGGTGCGGGCCCGGTGGACCATCAGGTTGCGGACCATCTCGGGCATCCAGCTCGAGA
This sequence is a window from Pantanalinema sp.. Protein-coding genes within it:
- a CDS encoding HU family DNA-binding protein, yielding MNKEELIKAISTKAKVSQKEAGECLNATIEAISQALSRGHKVTLVGFGTFQVRQRAAREGRNPRTGAVLKIPAKKSPVWTAGKNLKERIEGRKKQLAGAGRGR
- the fusA gene encoding elongation factor G, translated to MSATARIRNVAVIGAHGVGKTTLVECMLFDMTMVPQRGRIETGNTATDFDSEEILRQMSIQTGIASGEWRDHAINLLDVPGSHDFSTDARLAMAMADAAVLVVNAGKGVDANTRKAFETARELGLSVFIFINGVEQDTAKDYPLILQEIHERLTPGAVPLELPVGRGRTFKGDVDLVGLRTWYFAPESGEVTEVPDTPPELAELVQRYHTSMVEGVAELHDEVLERYLGGQEPAQAELAALLRADTLENKLVPVMCGSALGNAGVRPLLDAIVDLLPSPLDRRPPAVIDLDTQAQVPVAPTPDAPAAAVVLKTFADPYLGKISVFRVLSGTISSDSHLFNSRRQAPERLGRLFKLVGKKQTPVDRLLAGDIGATTKLKETQTGDTLVAEGHSQRRLAYPMPEPATSIWSVAISPLSKNDEAKLAIALAKLREEDPALGVSVEGRTHRTVLSGQGQTHLEVTLAKLANRYNLEVSQAEPEVPYRETIAGRAQGQGKHKKQTGGRGQYGDVWLRIEPLARGAGFKFVDAVVGGAVPRNFIPAVEKGVRETLEQGIVAGYPIVDVQVTLYDGSSHSVDSSEMAFKMAAHLAMRKVFAEAQPLLLEPILDVQVSAPEEALGDVMGDLNGRRAHIEGMEGTSIRAKVPLAELAGLVTAVQSITRGQGTLESTFAHYQEVPPHLQARLLSELKAETAAH
- a CDS encoding RluA family pseudouridine synthase, with amino-acid sequence MDEPLLLSVPLEAKGQRLDHFIAGHVPDVSRSRLQELIQAGSVLLEGRSAKPSARLKGGEKVTLDVPPPRELNVLPQDIPLDVVYEDSDLLVVNKPQGMVTHPAPGAWEGTLVNALLHHCKDLSGIGGVARPGIVHRLDKDTSGLLVVAKTDLAHQSLSAQIAAKTARREYRAIVHGVMATDAGRVEAPIARHPSERVKMAVVPGGREALTHWQVAEAFRDATLLDLQLATGRTHQIRVHMAHLGHPIVGDPVYGPAKVPFPVKLSGQALHAFRLSFDHPRTGARMTFEAPVPERFEALLRYLRSR
- a CDS encoding GerMN domain-containing protein produces the protein MARSPRVALTALALALALGAGLVAFWRQGKPAERAGAREVTLYYLDPQAMFLVPVSRRLPLPPGTDRALQAALDRLEDVPPGLASALPPMTRATVSGIKDGKAGVTLRLSGAAPGSGGEQLMAAAVVRTAGAIDGIQEVALSLEGPDGKPLASEHLDLSQPLSPTDPGMENLYLEGGNGLTVTIYYRVPRSSYLVPVRVPLPAAYQNEPLKGGFALLLDGPPPALAAFLSPSLPGAWRWNGLEGTTARILWKGSEPPQPLAIRALALTLTEREGIRAVRIDTEAGPLATKVGPFDLGRPVPRPEAINPLDDKVSVLGAPGMTVRPATGPLALRGEQARAGLAV
- a CDS encoding Rne/Rng family ribonuclease — protein: MKKEIVISEADDLAVVFEDGKAVEFVLRQGEQLVGDIVLGRVESVVPAIEAAFINIGHDKNGFIHMADLPTAISPRKRSKPQPIRTGEKLLVQIAKAPTGTKGARLTGRLSIPGRYLVFVPHDNRVCMSRMITDAQERERLRRIASELKDPGHGLIVRTEAAGCSEEELKRDVEELIEKWTEILHGAQLKNPPALLYRDNDLLTRVLRDRLTHDTERIVVDSQDAFQRARSILSSWMPEMVRNLMVHRARTPLMPHYRIASEIESALKPKVNLPSGGSVVIEATEALTVIDVNSGKLTNSKSLNETVLKTNLEAAVEIARQIRLRDIGGIIIVDFISMDYQADQQKVIQAMNEAIKSDKSRPQITSQFSEHGLMELSRRRQGQSLLEQLTKTCPTCLGLGRLRNEVLPAEHVALPTARVETRPARNAEEAAVELVEEIIEEPIVIEAPAYPSVGPRMDLAAEAEEENQRRRRRRRGRGRGRGGERAEEGTQVLTTSFAGEEEEEEPFIEPAASAPAPSVPGFSFEAMELEAFAPSEEELTERHARPERQDRERGRGRERGRERGERGERGERGERGERGERGERGERGRGRDRDRERPRFEPRPEAPVEVAPVAAPVVAAGPSPWGEAAQAPAPAVAEPVAAPVRVFRPKSRPRPKMQMIEVAPGVMQLVPVEEGAEIPAPVLEAAPAAEAPIEVSVVEPVVEPVLEPEAAAPAEEVVAEPEAPAVEEVAPVRKTARRRPVKGRAAKAAAEETPEASEEPVAVEAPVEVAPPVAEPVEAPEAEAAEAEEGAEEAEAKPARRAPARRRTTRTRKTKE
- a CDS encoding N-acetylmuramoyl-L-alanine amidase; protein product: MRRIASIFALVSVVASAVTLASGAEAAEQAQIRLFGFERASGEVVLYADAPLAPKAFHLDHPYRWVVDLPNTRYSGLTKNLGPIAGTPVRGVRLSLFKSGTARLVFDLSRKAEFPQVATIPRPGSHKLAFKVAAPQAQAPTPPPEPASPEPTPRTATPRPVIRRSPQPRATEAPARSAGLALHRVGDGWELTITTQQPVTYVLSPRTRADRVIFDLQGAGAELPKDSLYVDNGLIARVRVAPLGDRTHRVTVEFDQPIKHALDLSENRRVLTLSLGAAVLDKGATASARKSAEEKRITIDAGHGGMDPGTIGAHGTLEKDITLQMALRLRKLMQDSGMEVQMTRTEDMQIMLRPRVDIGDAFDSDVFISIHANHVGDPSVSGIETYYFTPKSLPLARSVHKRLVNALQRRDRGIRRNNFVVVKYNKMPAVLVELGYLSNPTEERLLTSPQYQQRAAEAILVGVQDYFRTRSLKQ